Proteins from a single region of Callithrix jacchus isolate 240 chromosome 12, calJac240_pri, whole genome shotgun sequence:
- the ATXN2L gene encoding ataxin-2-like protein isoform X14 yields MLKPQPPQQPSQPQQPPPTQQAVARRPPGGTSPPNGGLPGPLATSAAPPGPPAAASPCLGPVAAAGSGLRRGTEGILAPQPPPPQQQHQERPGAATIGSARGQSTGKGPPQSPVFEGVYNNSRMLHFLTAVVGSTCDVKVKNGTTYEGIFKTLSSKFELAVDAVHRKASEPAGGPRREDIVDTMVFKPSDVMLVHFRNVDFNYATKDKFTDSAIAMNSKVNGEHKEKVLQRWEGGDSNSDDYDLESDMSNGWDPNEMFKFNEENYGVKTTYDSSLSSYTVPLEKDNSEEFRQRELRAAQLAREIESSPQYRLRIAMENDDGRTEEEKHSAVQRQGSGRESPSLASREGKYIPLPQRVREGPRGGVRCSSSRGGRPGLSSLPPRGPHHLDNSSPGPGSEARGINGGPSRMSPKAQRPLRGAKTLSSPSNRPSGETSVPPPPAVGRMYPPRSPKSAAPAPISASCPEPPIGSAVPTSSASIPVTSSVSDPGVGSISPASPKISLAPTDVKELSTKEPGRTLEPQELARIAGKVPGLQNEQKRFQLEELRKFGAQFKLQPSSSPENSLDPFPPRILKEEAKGKEKEVDGLLASEPMGSPVSSKTESLSDKEDKPPLAPAGGTEGPEQPPPPCPSQTGSPPVGLIKGEDKDEGPVAEQVKKSTLNPNAKEFNPTKPLLSVNKSTSTPTSPGPRTHSTPSIPVLTAGQSGLYSPQYISYIPQIHMGPAVQAPQMYPYPVSNSVPGQQGKYRGAKGSLPPQRSDQHQPASAPPMMQAAAAAGPPLVAATPYSSYIPYNPQQFPGQPAMMQPMAHYPSQPVFAPMLQSNPRMLTSGSHPQAIVSSSTPQYPSAEQPTPQALYATVHQSYPHHATQLHAHQPQPATTPTGSQPQSQHAAPSPVQHQAGQAPHLGSGQPQQNLYHPGALTGTPPSLPPGPSAQSPQSSFPQPAAVYAIHHQQLPHGFTNMAHVTQAHVQTGITAAPPPHPGAPHPPQVMLLHPPQSHGGPPQGAVPQSGVPALSASTPSPYPYIGHPQVQSHPSQQLPFHPPGN; encoded by the exons ATGTTGAAGCCTCAGCCGCCACAACagccctcccagccccagcagccGCCCCCCACGCAACAGGCCGTGGCCCGCCGGCCCCCCGGGGGCACCAGCCCTCCCAACGGCGGGCTCCCGGGGCCGCTGGCCACCTCCGCGGCTCCGCCCGGGCCTCCAGCGGCCGCCTCCCCCTGCCTGGGGCCTGTGGCCGCTGCCGGTAGCGGGCTCCGCCGGGGAACAGAAGGCATCTTGgcgccgcagccgccgccgccgcagcagCAGCACCAGGAGAGGCCAGGGGCTGCCACCATCGGCAGCGCCAG gGGACAGAGCACAGGAAAGGGACCCCCACAATCACCT GTGTTTGAAGGTGTCTACAACAACTCCAGAATGCTGCATTTTCTTACCGCTGTTGTG GGCTCCACTTGTGATGTAAAGGTGAAAAATGGCACCACCTATGAGGGTATCTTCAAGACGCTAAGCTCAAAG TTTGAACTAGCAGTGGATGCTGTGCACCGGAAAGCATCTGAGCCAGCAGGTGGCCCTCGTCGGGAGGACATTGTGGACACCATGGTGTTTAAGCCAAGTGACGTCATGCTCGTTCACTTCCGAAACGTTGACTTCAACTACGCTACTAAAG ACAAGTTCACCGATTCAGCCATTGCCATGAACTCGAAAGTGAATGGGGAACACAAAGAGAAGGTGCTTCAGCGCTGGGAGGGGGGTGACAGCAACAGCGACGACTACGACCTTGAGTCCGACATG TCCAATGGATGGGACCCCAATGAAATGTTCAAGTTCAATGAGGAGAACTACGGTGTGAAGACCACCTATGATAGCAGTCTTTCTTCTTATAC GGTGCCCTTAGAAAAGGACAACTCAGAAGAGTTTCGTCAGCGAGAGCTACGTGCGGCCCAGTTAGCTCGAGAGATTGAATCAAGCCCCCAGTACCGCCTACGGATCGCCATGGAGAATGATGATGGGCGCACTGAAGAGGAGAAGCACAGTGCAGTGCAGCGGCAGGGTTCAGGGCGGGAGAGCCCCAGCTTGGCATCCAG GGAGGGGAAGTATATCCCTCTGCCTCAACGAGTCCGGGAAGGCCCCCGGGGAGGAGTTCGATGCAGCAGCTCTCGGGGCGGGCGGCCTGGCCTTAGCTCTTTGCCACCTCGTGGCCCTCACCATCTGGACAACAGTAGCCCTGGCCCAGGTTCTGAGGCCCGTGGTATCAATGGAG gccctTCCCGCATGTCCCCAAAGGCACAGCGGCCTCTGAGAGGTGCCAAGACTCTGTCTTCGCCCAGTAATAGGCCTTCTGGAGAAACTTCTGTTCCACCACCTCCTGCAG tGGGCCGGATGTATCCCCCACGTTCTCCCAAGTCTGCTGCACCTGCCCCAATCTCAGCTTCCTGTCCTGAGCCTCCCATCGGCTCGGCAGTGCCAACCTCTTCAGCCTCCATCCCTGTGACCTCATCAGTCTCAGATCCTGGAGTGGGCTCCATTTCCCCAGCTTCTCCAAAGATCTCCCTGGCCCCCACAGATG TAAAAGAACTCTCTACCAAGGAACCTGGGAGAACTCTGGAGCCCCAGGAGCTGGCTCGGATAGCTGGGAAAG TCCCTGGTCTTCAGAATGAACAGAAACGATTCCAACTGGAAGAACTAAGAAAGTTTGGGGCCCAGTTTAAG CTTCAGCCCAGTAGCTCACCGGAGAACAGCCTGGATCCTTTTCCTCCCCGGATCTTAAAGGAGGAGgccaaaggaaaagagaaggaggtTGATGGTCTCTTGGCTTCAGAGCCCATGGGGTCTCCTGTCTCCTCCAAGACAGAGTCTTTATCGGATAAGGAGGACAAACCACCCCTGGCACCAGCAGGAGGCACTGAGGGGCCAGAACAGCCCCCACCACCTTGCCCAAGCCAAACCGGCAGCCCCCCGGTGGGCCTTATTAAGGGGGAGGACAAGGATGAAGGCCCTGTTGCTGA ACAAGTGAAGAAATCAACGTTGAACCCCAATGCCAAGGAGTTCAATCCCACAAAGCCTCTGCTGTCTGTG AATAAATCCACTAGTACTCCAACTTCTCCGGGGCCCCGGACTCATTCAACTCCCTCCATCCCGGTGCTGACAGCAGGCCAGAGTGGGCTATACAGCCCCCAGTACATCTCCTACATACCTCAGATCCACATGGGACCAGCTGTGCAG GCACCTCAGATGTATCCATATCCTGTATCTAATTCAGTGCCTGGGCAGCAGGGCAAGTACCGGGGAGCAAAAG GCTCCCTGCCCCCGCAGCGCTCGGACCAACACCAGCCAGCCTCAGCCCCGCCAATGATGCAGGCTGCTGCGGCTGCTGGCCCACCTCTGGTGGCTGCCACACCCTATTCTTCCTATATTCCCTACAACCCTCAGCAGTTCCCAGGCCAGCCTGCCATGATGCAGCCCATGGCCCACTACCCCTCACAG CCGGTGTTTGCCCCCATGCTTCAAAGCAACCCACGCATGCTGACGTCGGGCAGCCATCCCCAGGCCATCGTGTCATCCTCCACCCCTCAGTACCCTTCTGCGGAGCAGCCTACCCCGCAAGCCCTTTATG CCACTGTTCACCAGTCCTACCCACACCATGCCACGCAGCTCCATGCCCACCAGCCGCAGCCAGCTACCACACCTACCGGGAGCCAGCCGCAGTCCCAGCATGCGGCCCCCAGTCCTGTCCAG CATCAGGCGGGGCAGGCCCCACACCTGGGCAGTGGACAGCCACAGCAGAATCTGTACCACCCAGGGGCCCTGACAGGCACACCGCCCTCTCTGCCACCGGGACCTTCTGCCCAGTCCCCTCAGAGCAGCTTCCCCCAGCCAGCCGCTGTGTATGCCATCCACCACCAGCAGCTGCCCCACGGCTTCACCAACATGGCCCATGTTACCCAG GCCCATGTCCAAACTGGAATCACAGCAGCCCCGCCCCCTCACCCTGGGGCTCCCCACCCGccccaggtgatgctgctgcACCCACCCCAGAGTCATGGGGGGCCCCCCCAAGGCGCGGTGCCCCAGAGTGGGGTGCCTGCACTCTCAGCTTCCACACCCTCACCCTACCCCTACATCGGACACCCCCAAG TTCAATCTCATCCCTCCCAGCAGCTCCCCTTCCACCCCCCGGGGAACTGA
- the ATXN2L gene encoding ataxin-2-like protein isoform X12 produces the protein MLKPQPPQQPSQPQQPPPTQQAVARRPPGGTSPPNGGLPGPLATSAAPPGPPAAASPCLGPVAAAGSGLRRGTEGILAPQPPPPQQQHQERPGAATIGSARGQSTGKGPPQSPVFEGVYNNSRMLHFLTAVVGSTCDVKVKNGTTYEGIFKTLSSKFELAVDAVHRKASEPAGGPRREDIVDTMVFKPSDVMLVHFRNVDFNYATKDKFTDSAIAMNSKVNGEHKEKVLQRWEGGDSNSDDYDLESDMSNGWDPNEMFKFNEENYGVKTTYDSSLSSYTVPLEKDNSEEFRQRELRAAQLAREIESSPQYRLRIAMENDDGRTEEEKHSAVQRQGSGRESPSLASREGKYIPLPQRVREGPRGGVRCSSSRGGRPGLSSLPPRGPHHLDNSSPGPGSEARGINGGPSRMSPKAQRPLRGAKTLSSPSNRPSGETSVPPPPAAPPFLPVGRMYPPRSPKSAAPAPISASCPEPPIGSAVPTSSASIPVTSSVSDPGVGSISPASPKISLAPTDVKELSTKEPGRTLEPQELARIAGKVPGLQNEQKRFQLEELRKFGAQFKLQPSSSPENSLDPFPPRILKEEAKGKEKEVDGLLASEPMGSPVSSKTESLSDKEDKPPLAPAGGTEGPEQPPPPCPSQTGSPPVGLIKGEDKDEGPVAEQVKKSTLNPNAKEFNPTKPLLSVNKSTSTPTSPGPRTHSTPSIPVLTAGQSGLYSPQYISYIPQIHMGPAVQAPQMYPYPVSNSVPGQQGKYRGAKGSLPPQRSDQHQPASAPPMMQAAAAAGPPLVAATPYSSYIPYNPQQFPGQPAMMQPMAHYPSQPVFAPMLQSNPRMLTSGSHPQAIVSSSTPQYPSAEQPTPQALYATVHQSYPHHATQLHAHQPQPATTPTGSQPQSQHAAPSPVQHQAGQAPHLGSGQPQQNLYHPGALTGTPPSLPPGPSAQSPQSSFPQPAAVYAIHHQQLPHGFTNMAHVTQAHVQTGITAAPPPHPGAPHPPQVMLLHPPQSHGGPPQGAVPQSGVPALSASTPSPYPYIGHPQVQSHPSQQLPFHPPGN, from the exons ATGTTGAAGCCTCAGCCGCCACAACagccctcccagccccagcagccGCCCCCCACGCAACAGGCCGTGGCCCGCCGGCCCCCCGGGGGCACCAGCCCTCCCAACGGCGGGCTCCCGGGGCCGCTGGCCACCTCCGCGGCTCCGCCCGGGCCTCCAGCGGCCGCCTCCCCCTGCCTGGGGCCTGTGGCCGCTGCCGGTAGCGGGCTCCGCCGGGGAACAGAAGGCATCTTGgcgccgcagccgccgccgccgcagcagCAGCACCAGGAGAGGCCAGGGGCTGCCACCATCGGCAGCGCCAG gGGACAGAGCACAGGAAAGGGACCCCCACAATCACCT GTGTTTGAAGGTGTCTACAACAACTCCAGAATGCTGCATTTTCTTACCGCTGTTGTG GGCTCCACTTGTGATGTAAAGGTGAAAAATGGCACCACCTATGAGGGTATCTTCAAGACGCTAAGCTCAAAG TTTGAACTAGCAGTGGATGCTGTGCACCGGAAAGCATCTGAGCCAGCAGGTGGCCCTCGTCGGGAGGACATTGTGGACACCATGGTGTTTAAGCCAAGTGACGTCATGCTCGTTCACTTCCGAAACGTTGACTTCAACTACGCTACTAAAG ACAAGTTCACCGATTCAGCCATTGCCATGAACTCGAAAGTGAATGGGGAACACAAAGAGAAGGTGCTTCAGCGCTGGGAGGGGGGTGACAGCAACAGCGACGACTACGACCTTGAGTCCGACATG TCCAATGGATGGGACCCCAATGAAATGTTCAAGTTCAATGAGGAGAACTACGGTGTGAAGACCACCTATGATAGCAGTCTTTCTTCTTATAC GGTGCCCTTAGAAAAGGACAACTCAGAAGAGTTTCGTCAGCGAGAGCTACGTGCGGCCCAGTTAGCTCGAGAGATTGAATCAAGCCCCCAGTACCGCCTACGGATCGCCATGGAGAATGATGATGGGCGCACTGAAGAGGAGAAGCACAGTGCAGTGCAGCGGCAGGGTTCAGGGCGGGAGAGCCCCAGCTTGGCATCCAG GGAGGGGAAGTATATCCCTCTGCCTCAACGAGTCCGGGAAGGCCCCCGGGGAGGAGTTCGATGCAGCAGCTCTCGGGGCGGGCGGCCTGGCCTTAGCTCTTTGCCACCTCGTGGCCCTCACCATCTGGACAACAGTAGCCCTGGCCCAGGTTCTGAGGCCCGTGGTATCAATGGAG gccctTCCCGCATGTCCCCAAAGGCACAGCGGCCTCTGAGAGGTGCCAAGACTCTGTCTTCGCCCAGTAATAGGCCTTCTGGAGAAACTTCTGTTCCACCACCTCCTGCAG ctcctccttttcttccagtGGGCCGGATGTATCCCCCACGTTCTCCCAAGTCTGCTGCACCTGCCCCAATCTCAGCTTCCTGTCCTGAGCCTCCCATCGGCTCGGCAGTGCCAACCTCTTCAGCCTCCATCCCTGTGACCTCATCAGTCTCAGATCCTGGAGTGGGCTCCATTTCCCCAGCTTCTCCAAAGATCTCCCTGGCCCCCACAGATG TAAAAGAACTCTCTACCAAGGAACCTGGGAGAACTCTGGAGCCCCAGGAGCTGGCTCGGATAGCTGGGAAAG TCCCTGGTCTTCAGAATGAACAGAAACGATTCCAACTGGAAGAACTAAGAAAGTTTGGGGCCCAGTTTAAG CTTCAGCCCAGTAGCTCACCGGAGAACAGCCTGGATCCTTTTCCTCCCCGGATCTTAAAGGAGGAGgccaaaggaaaagagaaggaggtTGATGGTCTCTTGGCTTCAGAGCCCATGGGGTCTCCTGTCTCCTCCAAGACAGAGTCTTTATCGGATAAGGAGGACAAACCACCCCTGGCACCAGCAGGAGGCACTGAGGGGCCAGAACAGCCCCCACCACCTTGCCCAAGCCAAACCGGCAGCCCCCCGGTGGGCCTTATTAAGGGGGAGGACAAGGATGAAGGCCCTGTTGCTGA ACAAGTGAAGAAATCAACGTTGAACCCCAATGCCAAGGAGTTCAATCCCACAAAGCCTCTGCTGTCTGTG AATAAATCCACTAGTACTCCAACTTCTCCGGGGCCCCGGACTCATTCAACTCCCTCCATCCCGGTGCTGACAGCAGGCCAGAGTGGGCTATACAGCCCCCAGTACATCTCCTACATACCTCAGATCCACATGGGACCAGCTGTGCAG GCACCTCAGATGTATCCATATCCTGTATCTAATTCAGTGCCTGGGCAGCAGGGCAAGTACCGGGGAGCAAAAG GCTCCCTGCCCCCGCAGCGCTCGGACCAACACCAGCCAGCCTCAGCCCCGCCAATGATGCAGGCTGCTGCGGCTGCTGGCCCACCTCTGGTGGCTGCCACACCCTATTCTTCCTATATTCCCTACAACCCTCAGCAGTTCCCAGGCCAGCCTGCCATGATGCAGCCCATGGCCCACTACCCCTCACAG CCGGTGTTTGCCCCCATGCTTCAAAGCAACCCACGCATGCTGACGTCGGGCAGCCATCCCCAGGCCATCGTGTCATCCTCCACCCCTCAGTACCCTTCTGCGGAGCAGCCTACCCCGCAAGCCCTTTATG CCACTGTTCACCAGTCCTACCCACACCATGCCACGCAGCTCCATGCCCACCAGCCGCAGCCAGCTACCACACCTACCGGGAGCCAGCCGCAGTCCCAGCATGCGGCCCCCAGTCCTGTCCAG CATCAGGCGGGGCAGGCCCCACACCTGGGCAGTGGACAGCCACAGCAGAATCTGTACCACCCAGGGGCCCTGACAGGCACACCGCCCTCTCTGCCACCGGGACCTTCTGCCCAGTCCCCTCAGAGCAGCTTCCCCCAGCCAGCCGCTGTGTATGCCATCCACCACCAGCAGCTGCCCCACGGCTTCACCAACATGGCCCATGTTACCCAG GCCCATGTCCAAACTGGAATCACAGCAGCCCCGCCCCCTCACCCTGGGGCTCCCCACCCGccccaggtgatgctgctgcACCCACCCCAGAGTCATGGGGGGCCCCCCCAAGGCGCGGTGCCCCAGAGTGGGGTGCCTGCACTCTCAGCTTCCACACCCTCACCCTACCCCTACATCGGACACCCCCAAG TTCAATCTCATCCCTCCCAGCAGCTCCCCTTCCACCCCCCGGGGAACTGA
- the ATXN2L gene encoding ataxin-2-like protein isoform X24, with amino-acid sequence MAFAAALSPSPASGPLFALLNRRLHQPATSRVTWRLVTSAEGQSTGKGPPQSPVFEGVYNNSRMLHFLTAVVGSTCDVKVKNGTTYEGIFKTLSSKFELAVDAVHRKASEPAGGPRREDIVDTMVFKPSDVMLVHFRNVDFNYATKDKFTDSAIAMNSKVNGEHKEKVLQRWEGGDSNSDDYDLESDMSNGWDPNEMFKFNEENYGVKTTYDSSLSSYTVPLEKDNSEEFRQRELRAAQLAREIESSPQYRLRIAMENDDGRTEEEKHSAVQRQGSGRESPSLASREGKYIPLPQRVREGPRGGVRCSSSRGGRPGLSSLPPRGPHHLDNSSPGPGSEARGINGGPSRMSPKAQRPLRGAKTLSSPSNRPSGETSVPPPPAVGRMYPPRSPKSAAPAPISASCPEPPIGSAVPTSSASIPVTSSVSDPGVGSISPASPKISLAPTDVKELSTKEPGRTLEPQELARIAGKVPGLQNEQKRFQLEELRKFGAQFKLQPSSSPENSLDPFPPRILKEEAKGKEKEVDGLLASEPMGSPVSSKTESLSDKEDKPPLAPAGGTEGPEQPPPPCPSQTGSPPVGLIKGEDKDEGPVAEQVKKSTLNPNAKEFNPTKPLLSVNKSTSTPTSPGPRTHSTPSIPVLTAGQSGLYSPQYISYIPQIHMGPAVQAPQMYPYPVSNSVPGQQGKYRGAKGSLPPQRSDQHQPASAPPMMQAAAAAGPPLVAATPYSSYIPYNPQQFPGQPAMMQPMAHYPSQPVFAPMLQSNPRMLTSGSHPQAIVSSSTPQYPSAEQPTPQALYATVHQSYPHHATQLHAHQPQPATTPTGSQPQSQHAAPSPVQHQAGQAPHLGSGQPQQNLYHPGALTGTPPSLPPGPSAQSPQSSFPQPAAVYAIHHQQLPHGFTNMAHVTQAHVQTGITAAPPPHPGAPHPPQVMLLHPPQSHGGPPQGAVPQSGVPALSASTPSPYPYIGHPQVQSHPSQQLPFHPPGN; translated from the exons ATGGCTTTTGCGGCTGCGCTGTCCCCCAGCCCCGCCAGCGGCCCCCTCTTCGCCCTCCTCAACCGCCGGTTACATCAGCCAGCGACGAGCAGGGTTACCTGGCGTTTGGTGACATCCGCAGA gGGACAGAGCACAGGAAAGGGACCCCCACAATCACCT GTGTTTGAAGGTGTCTACAACAACTCCAGAATGCTGCATTTTCTTACCGCTGTTGTG GGCTCCACTTGTGATGTAAAGGTGAAAAATGGCACCACCTATGAGGGTATCTTCAAGACGCTAAGCTCAAAG TTTGAACTAGCAGTGGATGCTGTGCACCGGAAAGCATCTGAGCCAGCAGGTGGCCCTCGTCGGGAGGACATTGTGGACACCATGGTGTTTAAGCCAAGTGACGTCATGCTCGTTCACTTCCGAAACGTTGACTTCAACTACGCTACTAAAG ACAAGTTCACCGATTCAGCCATTGCCATGAACTCGAAAGTGAATGGGGAACACAAAGAGAAGGTGCTTCAGCGCTGGGAGGGGGGTGACAGCAACAGCGACGACTACGACCTTGAGTCCGACATG TCCAATGGATGGGACCCCAATGAAATGTTCAAGTTCAATGAGGAGAACTACGGTGTGAAGACCACCTATGATAGCAGTCTTTCTTCTTATAC GGTGCCCTTAGAAAAGGACAACTCAGAAGAGTTTCGTCAGCGAGAGCTACGTGCGGCCCAGTTAGCTCGAGAGATTGAATCAAGCCCCCAGTACCGCCTACGGATCGCCATGGAGAATGATGATGGGCGCACTGAAGAGGAGAAGCACAGTGCAGTGCAGCGGCAGGGTTCAGGGCGGGAGAGCCCCAGCTTGGCATCCAG GGAGGGGAAGTATATCCCTCTGCCTCAACGAGTCCGGGAAGGCCCCCGGGGAGGAGTTCGATGCAGCAGCTCTCGGGGCGGGCGGCCTGGCCTTAGCTCTTTGCCACCTCGTGGCCCTCACCATCTGGACAACAGTAGCCCTGGCCCAGGTTCTGAGGCCCGTGGTATCAATGGAG gccctTCCCGCATGTCCCCAAAGGCACAGCGGCCTCTGAGAGGTGCCAAGACTCTGTCTTCGCCCAGTAATAGGCCTTCTGGAGAAACTTCTGTTCCACCACCTCCTGCAG tGGGCCGGATGTATCCCCCACGTTCTCCCAAGTCTGCTGCACCTGCCCCAATCTCAGCTTCCTGTCCTGAGCCTCCCATCGGCTCGGCAGTGCCAACCTCTTCAGCCTCCATCCCTGTGACCTCATCAGTCTCAGATCCTGGAGTGGGCTCCATTTCCCCAGCTTCTCCAAAGATCTCCCTGGCCCCCACAGATG TAAAAGAACTCTCTACCAAGGAACCTGGGAGAACTCTGGAGCCCCAGGAGCTGGCTCGGATAGCTGGGAAAG TCCCTGGTCTTCAGAATGAACAGAAACGATTCCAACTGGAAGAACTAAGAAAGTTTGGGGCCCAGTTTAAG CTTCAGCCCAGTAGCTCACCGGAGAACAGCCTGGATCCTTTTCCTCCCCGGATCTTAAAGGAGGAGgccaaaggaaaagagaaggaggtTGATGGTCTCTTGGCTTCAGAGCCCATGGGGTCTCCTGTCTCCTCCAAGACAGAGTCTTTATCGGATAAGGAGGACAAACCACCCCTGGCACCAGCAGGAGGCACTGAGGGGCCAGAACAGCCCCCACCACCTTGCCCAAGCCAAACCGGCAGCCCCCCGGTGGGCCTTATTAAGGGGGAGGACAAGGATGAAGGCCCTGTTGCTGA ACAAGTGAAGAAATCAACGTTGAACCCCAATGCCAAGGAGTTCAATCCCACAAAGCCTCTGCTGTCTGTG AATAAATCCACTAGTACTCCAACTTCTCCGGGGCCCCGGACTCATTCAACTCCCTCCATCCCGGTGCTGACAGCAGGCCAGAGTGGGCTATACAGCCCCCAGTACATCTCCTACATACCTCAGATCCACATGGGACCAGCTGTGCAG GCACCTCAGATGTATCCATATCCTGTATCTAATTCAGTGCCTGGGCAGCAGGGCAAGTACCGGGGAGCAAAAG GCTCCCTGCCCCCGCAGCGCTCGGACCAACACCAGCCAGCCTCAGCCCCGCCAATGATGCAGGCTGCTGCGGCTGCTGGCCCACCTCTGGTGGCTGCCACACCCTATTCTTCCTATATTCCCTACAACCCTCAGCAGTTCCCAGGCCAGCCTGCCATGATGCAGCCCATGGCCCACTACCCCTCACAG CCGGTGTTTGCCCCCATGCTTCAAAGCAACCCACGCATGCTGACGTCGGGCAGCCATCCCCAGGCCATCGTGTCATCCTCCACCCCTCAGTACCCTTCTGCGGAGCAGCCTACCCCGCAAGCCCTTTATG CCACTGTTCACCAGTCCTACCCACACCATGCCACGCAGCTCCATGCCCACCAGCCGCAGCCAGCTACCACACCTACCGGGAGCCAGCCGCAGTCCCAGCATGCGGCCCCCAGTCCTGTCCAG CATCAGGCGGGGCAGGCCCCACACCTGGGCAGTGGACAGCCACAGCAGAATCTGTACCACCCAGGGGCCCTGACAGGCACACCGCCCTCTCTGCCACCGGGACCTTCTGCCCAGTCCCCTCAGAGCAGCTTCCCCCAGCCAGCCGCTGTGTATGCCATCCACCACCAGCAGCTGCCCCACGGCTTCACCAACATGGCCCATGTTACCCAG GCCCATGTCCAAACTGGAATCACAGCAGCCCCGCCCCCTCACCCTGGGGCTCCCCACCCGccccaggtgatgctgctgcACCCACCCCAGAGTCATGGGGGGCCCCCCCAAGGCGCGGTGCCCCAGAGTGGGGTGCCTGCACTCTCAGCTTCCACACCCTCACCCTACCCCTACATCGGACACCCCCAAG TTCAATCTCATCCCTCCCAGCAGCTCCCCTTCCACCCCCCGGGGAACTGA